A section of the Umboniibacter marinipuniceus genome encodes:
- a CDS encoding sulfurtransferase, translating to MIKTRPFLPPSELPQNARFIDCRFELLAKDDSAGHHAFLAGHIPGAVYAHLNHDLSGPIMTNREGRHPLGRHPLPPISTWWGTLSSWGISVDDTIVCYDDHNAAFAARACWMLRQSGFNAYVLDGGLQAWQNEGGELSTRIVNYPPSDLTQPPNFAAYSYTQLAASGTLIDARANERYLGEVEPLDPIAGHIPGAINLPFSNNFEGGKLKSVAALKQIWQPIVTKHPQRTHYCGSGVTACVNLLVLAQIGHEGDALYAGSWSDWCSHQPLHYPA from the coding sequence ATGATCAAAACTCGCCCATTTTTACCCCCTTCCGAGCTGCCGCAGAATGCTCGTTTTATCGACTGTCGCTTCGAGCTGCTCGCTAAGGATGATTCAGCCGGTCATCACGCCTTTCTAGCAGGTCATATTCCAGGTGCAGTTTACGCTCACCTCAACCATGACCTCTCTGGCCCCATTATGACGAATCGCGAAGGGCGTCATCCGCTTGGCCGACATCCGCTGCCGCCAATTAGCACCTGGTGGGGAACGCTCTCTAGCTGGGGGATAAGCGTAGACGATACGATTGTCTGCTATGACGATCACAATGCCGCCTTTGCAGCCCGCGCTTGCTGGATGCTCCGCCAATCAGGATTCAACGCCTATGTGCTAGATGGCGGGCTGCAGGCATGGCAGAACGAGGGAGGTGAATTAAGCACTAGGATCGTCAACTACCCGCCATCGGACCTCACTCAACCGCCGAACTTTGCCGCTTATAGCTATACGCAGTTAGCCGCAAGCGGAACACTAATCGATGCCCGCGCCAACGAGCGCTACCTGGGTGAGGTTGAACCGCTTGACCCTATCGCCGGCCATATCCCTGGGGCTATCAACCTTCCTTTTAGCAATAATTTCGAAGGCGGGAAACTCAAATCGGTAGCCGCTTTGAAGCAGATTTGGCAGCCGATCGTTACCAAACACCCCCAGCGAACACACTACTGCGGTTCAGGTGTGACCGCTTGCGTCAATCTTTTGGTATTGGCACAAATTGGCCATGAGGGTGATGCACTCTATGCAGGGAGTTGGTCCGACTGGTGCAGCCATCAACCACTTCACTACCCAGCCTAG
- a CDS encoding class I SAM-dependent methyltransferase, with translation MADHYFNIPSAPNIKAPRSTHPAVRRLKRAATARSAHGNKVWASTQVLIDFIQSNPIASNLRILELGAGWGVLSAYLALTFNAKVVALDIDPDVVPYSELVACLNKTQFDTVTMDFDQLTAAQLANFDLVIAADICFWDHMPEVLSELLLRCEEAGVSRVILADPGRPPFYELARWCQTEYDAAVYPWHVNQSASRGYILDID, from the coding sequence ATGGCAGATCATTACTTCAATATTCCAAGTGCACCAAACATCAAGGCGCCACGATCAACTCACCCGGCTGTGAGGCGGCTAAAACGGGCTGCGACAGCTCGGTCAGCGCATGGCAACAAAGTTTGGGCGTCTACACAGGTGCTCATTGATTTTATTCAGTCCAATCCAATTGCTAGTAACCTTCGTATCTTAGAGCTTGGTGCAGGCTGGGGAGTACTTTCTGCCTACTTAGCGCTTACCTTCAATGCCAAGGTTGTTGCGCTGGATATTGACCCGGACGTGGTGCCTTACAGCGAACTTGTTGCGTGTCTGAATAAAACCCAGTTCGATACCGTTACCATGGATTTTGACCAGCTGACCGCGGCCCAGTTAGCAAACTTTGACCTAGTCATCGCCGCGGACATCTGTTTCTGGGATCATATGCCGGAAGTATTATCTGAACTGTTATTGCGCTGCGAAGAGGCGGGGGTCTCTAGAGTCATTTTAGCGGATCCCGGCAGGCCGCCGTTTTATGAGCTAGCGAGGTGGTGTCAAACTGAGTATGATGCTGCGGTATATCCTTGGCATGTTAACCAGTCGGCGTCCCGTGGTTATATTTTAGATATTGATTAG
- a CDS encoding DnaJ domain-containing protein produces MPAIIILVFLAFVGYFLRASYYKQPVDTRTRWLTVRVLWALVGLCVIAAATGRLHVMGALTSPLIPIAWQLYTRFNPLNKATDDSKQRSQASTSTMTRSQALKILGLNDGATPEEIKSAHRELMAKYHPDRGGNEFLAAQINEARDQLLG; encoded by the coding sequence ATGCCTGCAATTATTATCCTTGTTTTTCTAGCCTTCGTTGGCTACTTTCTTCGCGCTAGCTATTATAAGCAACCCGTTGACACACGGACACGCTGGTTAACCGTTAGAGTGCTGTGGGCCCTGGTAGGGCTGTGTGTAATCGCCGCCGCTACCGGTCGCCTTCATGTTATGGGAGCGCTGACCTCGCCATTAATCCCTATCGCCTGGCAGTTGTACACTCGTTTTAACCCGCTGAATAAAGCCACTGATGACTCAAAGCAACGGAGCCAAGCATCAACTTCTACGATGACTCGGTCTCAAGCACTTAAAATTTTGGGTTTGAATGACGGTGCAACCCCTGAGGAAATTAAGTCCGCTCACCGTGAATTGATGGCAAAATATCACCCAGATCGTGGTGGCAACGAATTTTTAGCTGCACAAATCAATGAAGCTCGAGATCAACTTTTAGGTTAA
- the msrA gene encoding peptide-methionine (S)-S-oxide reductase MsrA: protein MRSTVMISADEALSGRSEAIVINPINAVLGTSMLEAPTGARVVYLGMGCFWGAERVFWQQAGVISTAVGYGGGYTPNPSYEEVCTSNTGHTELVKVIYDPTQVTLEALLALFWEKHDPTQAMRQGNDIGTQYRSAIFLESDADAVLANGTKSAYQQALNAKGLGAIATEIAVQVPFYFAEDYHQQYLHKNPAGYCGIGGTGVVCPI, encoded by the coding sequence ATGCGTTCTACAGTAATGATCAGTGCCGATGAGGCGCTAAGCGGTCGAAGCGAAGCAATTGTCATTAACCCAATTAATGCTGTATTAGGTACTTCAATGTTAGAGGCGCCAACGGGAGCAAGGGTTGTTTATTTGGGAATGGGCTGCTTTTGGGGCGCTGAGCGTGTTTTTTGGCAGCAAGCTGGCGTTATTAGCACGGCTGTTGGTTATGGTGGCGGCTATACGCCGAACCCAAGTTACGAAGAAGTTTGTACCAGTAATACCGGTCACACTGAATTAGTGAAAGTGATCTATGATCCTACCCAAGTCACCCTTGAGGCACTACTTGCCTTATTCTGGGAGAAGCATGATCCCACTCAGGCGATGCGCCAAGGTAATGATATAGGGACTCAATACCGCTCTGCTATTTTTCTAGAGAGCGATGCTGATGCCGTCTTAGCCAATGGCACCAAATCAGCTTATCAGCAGGCCTTAAACGCCAAGGGCTTAGGTGCAATCGCTACAGAAATTGCCGTCCAGGTGCCATTTTACTTCGCCGAGGACTATCACCAGCAGTACTTGCATAAGAACCCGGCCGGCTACTGTGGTATCGGTGGAACCGGTGTTGTTTGTCCAATCTAG
- a CDS encoding helix-turn-helix transcriptional regulator: MEHQVQVIKQEDKPAFAVLSWDDYQRLLTLAGISAPQSSQQSVPVKAAISSETLRAIRESKGLSVATLAREAGISPSYYEMIEDGRRLASEANRRAIARGLQCSVDDIIFSETT, from the coding sequence ATGGAACATCAAGTTCAAGTCATAAAACAGGAAGATAAGCCCGCCTTTGCAGTATTAAGCTGGGATGACTATCAGCGCTTGCTTACGCTGGCGGGAATCAGTGCACCACAGTCGTCGCAACAGTCAGTGCCGGTAAAGGCGGCGATTAGCTCGGAAACCTTACGGGCAATTCGCGAGTCTAAAGGCTTAAGTGTTGCTACACTTGCCAGAGAGGCTGGGATTAGCCCAAGTTATTATGAAATGATCGAAGACGGTAGACGGCTGGCGTCAGAAGCGAATCGCAGGGCGATTGCGCGCGGCCTCCAATGTTCGGTCGACGATATTATCTTTAGTGAAACAACCTGA
- the dnaX gene encoding DNA polymerase III subunit gamma/tau: protein MSYQVLARKYRPANFHETVGQEHVLRALINALDNNRLHHAYLFTGTRGVGKTTIARILAKCLNCERGVSSKPCGECNACLDIAAGRFIDLIEVDAASRTKVEDTRELLDNIQYAPTAGRFKVYLIDEVHMLSNHSFNALLKTLEEPPPHVKFLLATTDPQKLPITVLSRCLQLSLKNMIPERIVSHLETVLSSEALSYEEEALWSIAQAADGSMRDALSLTDQAIAFGDGSVQSVDVNAMLGTIDRGVIQQLLQLLIDGERKALMSFVAQLSQQAPDFSRLLSDLTLALHKLAMLQVVPDYPLPVAMDAKAFAELAQRVTAEDVQLFYQIGVQSLAELRRSPDEMVGFEMVLLRMLAFRPQGVIDIEHAPDELPEVPTKKTLPQSDEVASTGAQVEKADIEVAHLSSKAAKPLDERSESAADDQPPWDVDGLPASASTASKEVSTNNAVIEPSSSLAEVTATETVPTNNAVIDPASSLVEATATEAGSINNAVIEPASSLVEATATEAGSTSIEVPEAVSEAITESVHDFAQGVNEPPIDHKATMPSTAGTDVAAAALIDSAIPADSPKPTETTVGHVARGFSLDSLTQANFPEFALRLRMIGPAGSALHQMSLQSVEGNQLNLVMDSAQSMLLKARQHEQLTEAFSVALGETVILNIVEGDPGLLTASLRRLEIDTRRREQAIAELNSDPVIQFLNHEMGAKVLPHTVVSLAPEEF, encoded by the coding sequence ATGTCATACCAAGTTCTCGCGCGAAAATACCGCCCAGCTAATTTCCATGAAACCGTGGGACAAGAGCATGTGTTGCGGGCGTTAATTAACGCGCTCGATAATAACCGTTTGCATCATGCGTATCTCTTTACGGGCACTCGCGGTGTCGGCAAAACCACCATCGCGAGAATTCTTGCGAAATGCCTTAACTGCGAACGTGGCGTGAGCTCCAAACCATGTGGCGAGTGTAATGCCTGTTTAGACATTGCCGCGGGCCGATTCATTGATCTGATCGAAGTGGATGCGGCGAGCAGAACCAAGGTGGAAGATACCCGCGAGTTACTCGACAATATTCAGTACGCACCTACCGCGGGCCGCTTTAAAGTGTATTTGATTGATGAGGTCCACATGCTCTCTAATCATAGTTTCAATGCACTATTGAAAACACTTGAGGAGCCGCCTCCGCACGTAAAGTTTCTCTTGGCTACTACTGACCCTCAGAAGTTACCGATTACCGTTCTGTCACGTTGCCTACAGCTTTCGCTCAAGAATATGATCCCCGAGCGAATCGTGAGTCATTTGGAAACGGTGTTGAGCAGCGAAGCCTTGAGTTATGAAGAAGAGGCTTTGTGGTCAATTGCTCAAGCGGCCGATGGGAGTATGCGTGACGCGCTTTCATTAACGGATCAGGCTATTGCATTTGGTGATGGCAGCGTACAGAGCGTAGACGTGAATGCCATGCTGGGTACTATTGATCGGGGTGTTATTCAGCAGCTGCTACAGTTACTCATTGATGGTGAGCGCAAAGCGCTCATGAGTTTCGTTGCACAACTTTCTCAGCAAGCTCCCGACTTTTCCCGACTTCTCAGCGATTTAACCCTCGCTTTGCATAAGCTCGCCATGTTACAGGTGGTACCAGATTACCCATTACCGGTTGCAATGGACGCCAAGGCATTTGCTGAATTAGCTCAGCGAGTGACCGCGGAAGATGTACAGCTGTTCTATCAGATAGGCGTTCAGTCGCTCGCTGAGCTTCGGCGCTCCCCTGACGAAATGGTCGGCTTTGAAATGGTTTTGCTGAGAATGCTAGCGTTCCGGCCGCAGGGGGTGATCGATATCGAGCATGCTCCAGATGAGCTTCCGGAAGTGCCAACAAAAAAGACGCTACCCCAGTCGGATGAAGTAGCATCGACTGGGGCCCAAGTCGAAAAAGCTGACATTGAGGTTGCGCATCTATCCAGTAAAGCCGCTAAGCCGCTGGATGAGCGTAGTGAATCGGCTGCTGACGATCAGCCTCCCTGGGACGTGGATGGACTACCTGCATCAGCCTCTACGGCGTCCAAAGAGGTGTCCACAAACAATGCAGTGATAGAGCCTTCATCCTCGCTAGCGGAAGTAACAGCCACCGAAACCGTGCCCACAAACAATGCAGTGATTGATCCTGCGTCCTCGCTAGTGGAAGCAACGGCCACCGAAGCCGGGTCCATAAACAATGCAGTGATTGAGCCAGCGTCCTCGTTAGTGGAAGCAACGGCCACCGAAGCCGGGTCCACAAGTATTGAAGTGCCAGAAGCGGTATCAGAAGCAATTACCGAGTCGGTGCATGATTTCGCACAGGGGGTTAATGAGCCACCCATCGATCATAAAGCGACTATGCCATCAACGGCGGGAACCGACGTTGCCGCGGCAGCGCTCATAGATTCTGCGATTCCCGCTGATAGCCCTAAACCGACCGAAACAACAGTGGGTCACGTGGCGCGAGGGTTTAGCTTAGACTCGTTAACTCAGGCGAATTTTCCCGAGTTCGCGTTGCGACTCAGAATGATTGGACCTGCAGGGAGTGCGCTGCATCAGATGTCGCTGCAGAGTGTTGAGGGGAATCAGCTAAACTTAGTCATGGATAGCGCGCAATCCATGCTGCTAAAAGCGCGTCAGCACGAGCAACTGACCGAGGCTTTTTCGGTTGCACTGGGTGAGACCGTAATACTGAATATTGTAGAGGGTGATCCAGGGTTACTCACTGCATCGTTACGTAGACTGGAGATTGATACTCGACGCAGAGAGCAGGCGATAGCCGAGCTTAATAGTGATCCGGTCATCCAGTTTTTGAATCATGAAATGGGTGCCAAGGTTTTACCACACACGGTTGTTTCCCTGGCTCCAGAGGAGTTTTAA
- a CDS encoding AAA family ATPase: MKIVLTGAPGSGKTTLIDALRDLGEQTVPEAAIDVIQALVRELGLAEQDEWRRGDPLGFQQRIYRHQTELEAVLDPSRRSFLDRGTLDGLAYLTMFNTQAPESFKVELAAHHYDHIFFVEPLVLDELDLRQASGRNDSEEEAAKLVELLQAVYRDNGYRIHRIPPLPIAERIQFVLDLANRLELETAPR, translated from the coding sequence ATGAAGATTGTCTTAACCGGCGCACCGGGAAGCGGCAAAACAACGTTAATCGATGCGCTTCGAGATCTTGGCGAGCAAACCGTCCCAGAGGCGGCTATCGATGTCATTCAAGCCTTGGTTCGCGAGCTTGGACTTGCCGAGCAGGACGAATGGCGTCGCGGAGATCCGTTGGGTTTTCAGCAGCGAATCTACCGTCACCAAACCGAGCTAGAAGCCGTTTTGGATCCTTCTCGCCGTAGCTTCTTGGACCGAGGGACATTAGACGGCTTGGCATATCTCACGATGTTTAATACTCAGGCGCCAGAGAGTTTCAAGGTTGAGCTAGCGGCGCATCACTACGACCATATCTTTTTTGTCGAGCCGTTGGTGCTTGATGAGTTAGATCTTCGGCAAGCATCTGGTCGAAATGACTCGGAGGAAGAGGCCGCTAAGCTGGTTGAGCTATTACAAGCGGTCTACCGTGACAACGGTTACCGTATTCATCGCATTCCACCACTACCCATTGCTGAACGTATTCAGTTTGTCCTTGATCTGGCAAATCGTTTGGAGCTTGAAACAGCGCCGCGATGA
- a CDS encoding lysophospholipid acyltransferase family protein, with the protein MGVFIVKLLSRIPLAVSYRVLAPLLSFLLFRVFKYRVKIARQNLARVYPAKTEAERELILKDYYQFLGDMFVEVLRSPHLSDEDFLSRVKWENPELINDLWADGQSIVLMALHQCNWEWLLHSATLTLDPPLEVIYKPLHNKAFDGYFRETRARFGSILVPHKQAVQLFNHRKDPFFLVLLSDQAPLKKRKKVWSMMLGQDTAFPLGAELFAKNNNAVVVYGWPRRVARGYYEIRLEILAEPPYQQEGNEILDAYAKRGGEAIVAQPETWLWSNRRWSYTKAEDPTLSASDDH; encoded by the coding sequence ATGGGTGTTTTTATCGTAAAATTACTAAGCCGGATTCCACTTGCTGTATCCTACCGGGTACTCGCGCCGTTATTGAGTTTTCTCCTGTTCCGGGTGTTTAAATACCGGGTTAAGATCGCTCGCCAGAATTTAGCTCGAGTCTATCCGGCTAAAACGGAAGCGGAGCGGGAGTTAATTCTCAAAGATTATTACCAGTTTTTAGGTGATATGTTTGTAGAGGTACTGCGTTCACCTCATTTGAGTGATGAGGATTTCTTAAGCAGGGTGAAGTGGGAGAATCCAGAGCTCATCAACGACCTGTGGGCGGATGGGCAGTCCATTGTCTTGATGGCGCTCCATCAATGTAACTGGGAGTGGCTGCTACACTCGGCTACGCTAACATTAGATCCGCCATTAGAAGTTATCTATAAGCCATTGCATAACAAGGCTTTCGATGGGTATTTCCGCGAGACCCGAGCCCGCTTTGGCTCCATCTTGGTGCCGCACAAGCAGGCGGTGCAACTTTTCAATCATCGCAAGGATCCCTTTTTTCTAGTGCTACTTTCGGATCAAGCACCGCTAAAAAAGCGTAAAAAGGTTTGGTCAATGATGCTGGGACAGGACACCGCTTTTCCCTTGGGTGCGGAGTTATTCGCGAAGAATAATAATGCGGTTGTGGTGTACGGCTGGCCACGTCGAGTTGCTCGTGGCTACTATGAAATTCGCCTAGAAATTCTAGCAGAACCCCCTTATCAGCAAGAGGGTAATGAAATATTAGACGCGTATGCGAAGCGAGGAGGCGAAGCGATCGTTGCTCAGCCAGAAACATGGCTTTGGAGTAATCGGCGCTGGAGCTACACCAAGGCTGAAGATCCGACTTTGTCGGCCTCCGATGACCATTAA